A genomic stretch from Streptomyces venezuelae ATCC 10712 includes:
- a CDS encoding M4 family metallopeptidase, whose amino-acid sequence MRSTPSRRATATGALIAAAAMLAVSVQTGAATAADAPWSIAPKAQQGTSANPGKLPADLTPAERTALIKAADADKAATAKSLGLGAQEKLVVRDVVQDRDGTTHTRYERTYAGLPVLGGDLIVAETKAGATTGVTKSTRAELKNIDTAATLAPAAAEKQAVGLAQADGSDKAKASRAPRKVVWAANGAPVLAYETVVGGLQHDGTPNELHVVTDAKTGAKLFEWQAIETGVGNTMYSGQVTLGTAPSYTLTDTGRGNHKTYNLNGGTSGTGTLFSNTTDTWGNGLPSNKETAGADAHYGAALTWDYYKNVHGRSGIRGDGVGAYSRVHYGNAYVNAFWSDSCFCMTYGDGSGNTKPLTSIDVAAHEMTHGVTSNTAGLVYSGESGGLNEATSDIFAAAVEFYANNAQDKGDYLVGEKIDIRGNGTPLRYMDKPSKDGSSKDAWYSGLGGIDVHYSSGPANHWYYLLSEGSGAKTVNGVNYDSPTSDGLPVTGIGRDKASLIWFKALTTKFGSNTNYAGARTGTVAVATELYGANSPETLAVQHAWAAINVGTRPGGGEPQPGKVFENSTDVAIPDSPGAAVTSTVNVTGIAGNAPSALKVDVDIVHTYRGDLVVDLVAPDGTAYSLSNRSGGSADNIVQTFTVNASSEVANGAWKLRVQDKAGADTGYINNFKLTFP is encoded by the coding sequence GTGAGATCCACGCCCAGCCGTCGCGCCACCGCGACCGGCGCTCTGATCGCTGCCGCCGCCATGCTCGCCGTGAGCGTCCAGACGGGTGCCGCCACCGCGGCAGACGCCCCCTGGAGCATCGCCCCCAAGGCCCAGCAGGGCACGTCGGCGAACCCCGGCAAGCTCCCGGCCGACCTCACCCCCGCCGAGCGCACCGCGCTCATCAAGGCGGCCGACGCCGACAAGGCCGCCACGGCCAAGTCCCTCGGCCTCGGCGCCCAGGAGAAGCTGGTCGTCCGTGACGTCGTGCAGGACCGCGACGGCACGACCCACACGCGCTACGAGCGCACCTACGCCGGACTGCCCGTCCTCGGTGGCGACCTGATCGTCGCCGAGACGAAGGCCGGCGCGACGACGGGTGTCACCAAGTCCACCCGCGCCGAGCTCAAGAACATCGACACCGCCGCCACCCTGGCGCCGGCCGCCGCCGAGAAGCAGGCCGTCGGCCTCGCCCAGGCGGACGGCTCCGACAAGGCCAAGGCCTCCCGCGCCCCCCGCAAGGTCGTCTGGGCCGCCAACGGCGCCCCCGTCCTCGCGTACGAGACCGTCGTCGGCGGCCTCCAGCACGACGGCACCCCGAACGAGCTGCACGTCGTGACTGACGCCAAGACCGGCGCGAAGCTCTTCGAGTGGCAGGCCATCGAGACCGGCGTCGGCAACACGATGTACAGCGGCCAGGTCACCCTCGGCACCGCCCCGTCGTACACCCTGACGGACACCGGCCGCGGCAACCACAAGACGTACAACCTCAACGGCGGTACGTCCGGCACCGGCACGCTGTTCAGCAACACCACCGACACCTGGGGCAACGGCCTCCCCTCCAACAAGGAGACCGCCGGCGCCGACGCGCACTACGGTGCCGCGCTCACCTGGGACTACTACAAGAACGTGCACGGCCGCTCCGGCATCCGCGGTGACGGCGTCGGCGCGTACTCCCGGGTCCACTACGGCAACGCGTACGTCAACGCCTTCTGGTCCGACTCCTGCTTCTGCATGACCTACGGCGACGGGTCCGGCAACACCAAGCCGCTGACCTCCATCGACGTGGCCGCGCACGAGATGACGCACGGCGTCACCTCCAACACCGCCGGCCTGGTCTACAGCGGCGAGTCCGGCGGCCTCAACGAAGCCACCTCGGACATCTTCGCGGCGGCCGTCGAGTTCTACGCCAACAACGCCCAGGACAAGGGCGACTACCTCGTCGGCGAGAAGATCGACATCCGCGGCAACGGCACCCCGCTGCGCTACATGGACAAGCCCAGCAAGGACGGCTCGTCCAAGGACGCGTGGTACTCGGGCCTCGGCGGCATCGACGTCCACTACTCCTCCGGCCCGGCGAACCACTGGTACTACCTGCTCTCCGAGGGCAGCGGTGCCAAGACCGTCAACGGCGTCAACTACGACTCGCCGACCTCCGACGGCCTGCCCGTCACCGGCATCGGCCGGGACAAGGCCTCGCTGATCTGGTTCAAGGCGCTCACCACCAAGTTCGGCTCCAACACCAACTACGCCGGAGCCCGCACGGGCACCGTCGCCGTGGCCACCGAGCTGTACGGCGCCAACAGCCCCGAGACGCTGGCCGTCCAGCACGCCTGGGCCGCCATCAACGTCGGCACCCGCCCCGGCGGCGGCGAGCCGCAGCCGGGCAAGGTCTTCGAGAACTCCACCGACGTCGCCATCCCGGACTCCCCCGGAGCCGCGGTGACCTCGACGGTCAACGTCACCGGCATCGCGGGCAACGCGCCCTCCGCCCTCAAGGTCGACGTGGACATCGTCCACACCTACCGCGGTGACCTCGTCGTCGACCTCGTCGCCCCGGACGGCACGGCCTACAGCCTGTCCAACCGGTCCGGCGGCAGCGCCGACAACATCGTCCAGACCTTCACCGTGAACGCCTCCTCCGAGGTCGCCAACGGCGCCTGGAAGCTCCGCGTCCAGGACAAGGCCGGCGCCGACACCGGCTACATCAACAACTTCAAGCTGACCTTCCCGTAA
- a CDS encoding ABC transporter ATP-binding protein produces the protein MTNTTLTKPQAPAGPAPEGDPFDRDDLPAPRGATGALLRSLLAGHRFRVACAALVLLVKEGAVQAGPLLVAYAIDRGVPAFRAGDHGPVVAVGVGYLLCAALSGLLQYVFVRAAARVNQDVLLDLRGRIFRHAQVLSVDFHERYTSGRLISRSTTDVESLRELLSEGLQELIGVVLSFVSISVILVWLDLGIGAVAVASFLPLYLLVRVYQRRAGRVYAERSTAIAGVIVKFAETMNGIRPVRAFRRERVNEAEFAVLNHRHERSNGDALLEMARYVVGSRLVANTAVAGMCLWGAYRVAAGSLELGVLAAAVLYMRRLYDPIDRLGMFLNSYESAAASLTKIAGLLAQEPGVPETATPAELPARAGSPGREVVFDGVRFAYRTGGEVLPRFDLTIPAGQTVAVVGATGAGKSTLAKLLARFYDPTDGAVRLDGVDLRDLATPELRRGVVMVTQEAFLFSGTVAENIAIGRPDATRAQIEEAARAIGAHEFISGLPDGYDTDVRKRGGRISAGQRQLVAFARALLADPAVLILDEATSSLDVPGERAVQRAMDTVLAGRTAVVIAHRLSTVEVADRVLVMESGRIVEDGTPSELVTGDGRYAGLHRAWRESLVG, from the coding sequence ATGACGAACACCACGCTCACGAAGCCGCAGGCGCCGGCCGGTCCGGCCCCCGAGGGGGACCCCTTCGACCGGGACGACCTGCCGGCGCCGCGCGGGGCGACGGGCGCGCTGCTGCGCTCGCTCCTCGCCGGTCACCGCTTCCGGGTCGCGTGCGCCGCGCTGGTCCTGCTCGTCAAGGAGGGCGCGGTCCAGGCGGGCCCGCTGCTCGTCGCGTACGCCATCGACCGGGGCGTCCCGGCCTTCCGCGCCGGGGACCACGGTCCGGTCGTCGCGGTCGGCGTGGGCTACCTGCTCTGCGCGGCGCTGTCCGGCCTCCTCCAGTACGTCTTCGTGCGGGCGGCCGCCCGGGTCAACCAGGACGTGCTGCTGGACCTGCGCGGCCGGATCTTCCGGCACGCCCAGGTCCTGAGCGTCGACTTCCACGAGCGCTACACCTCGGGCCGGCTGATCTCCCGCTCGACCACCGACGTCGAATCGCTCCGCGAGCTGCTCTCCGAGGGCCTCCAGGAACTGATCGGCGTGGTGCTCTCCTTCGTCTCGATCTCGGTGATCCTCGTCTGGCTCGACCTGGGCATCGGGGCGGTGGCGGTCGCGTCCTTCCTCCCGCTGTACCTCCTGGTGCGGGTCTACCAGCGGCGCGCGGGACGGGTGTACGCCGAGCGGTCCACGGCGATCGCGGGCGTGATCGTGAAGTTCGCGGAGACGATGAACGGCATCCGGCCGGTCCGGGCGTTCCGCCGGGAGCGGGTCAACGAGGCCGAGTTCGCGGTGCTCAACCACCGGCACGAGCGCAGCAACGGCGACGCGCTCCTGGAGATGGCCCGCTATGTGGTCGGCTCACGGCTCGTCGCGAACACCGCGGTCGCCGGCATGTGCCTGTGGGGCGCCTACCGGGTGGCCGCGGGCTCCCTCGAACTGGGCGTCCTGGCGGCCGCGGTGCTGTACATGCGGCGCCTGTACGACCCGATCGACCGGCTGGGCATGTTCCTCAACTCGTACGAGTCGGCCGCCGCGTCCCTCACCAAGATCGCGGGCCTGCTCGCCCAGGAGCCGGGGGTCCCGGAGACGGCGACGCCCGCCGAGCTCCCCGCCCGGGCGGGCTCCCCGGGCCGCGAGGTCGTCTTCGACGGCGTGCGGTTCGCCTACCGCACGGGCGGCGAGGTCCTGCCCCGCTTCGACCTGACGATCCCGGCCGGCCAGACGGTCGCGGTGGTGGGGGCGACGGGCGCGGGCAAGTCGACGCTCGCGAAGCTTCTCGCCCGCTTCTACGACCCCACGGACGGCGCGGTGCGGCTCGACGGCGTGGACCTGCGTGACCTCGCCACGCCCGAACTCCGGCGGGGTGTCGTCATGGTGACGCAGGAGGCGTTCCTCTTCTCGGGGACGGTCGCCGAGAACATCGCGATCGGGCGCCCGGACGCGACCCGCGCGCAGATCGAGGAGGCGGCCCGCGCCATCGGGGCGCACGAGTTCATCAGCGGTCTCCCGGACGGCTACGACACCGACGTGCGCAAGCGCGGCGGCCGCATCTCGGCCGGCCAGCGCCAGCTGGTGGCCTTCGCGCGGGCGCTGCTCGCCGACCCGGCGGTGCTGATCCTCGACGAGGCCACCAGTTCCCTGGACGTGCCGGGCGAGCGGGCGGTGCAGCGTGCGATGGACACGGTCCTGGCGGGCCGTACGGCGGTGGTGATCGCCCACCGCCTGTCCACGGTCGAGGTCGCGGACCGGGTCCTGGTGATGGAGTCGGGCCGGATCGTGGAGGACGGCACCCCGTCGGAACTCGTCACCGGCGACGGCCGCTACGCGGGCCTGCACCGGGCGTGGCGGGAGAGCCTGGTGGGCTGA
- a CDS encoding L,D-transpeptidase yields MNGQPISGASVRGRRRGGVRLQALAAGALLLVLTACGGGETASTGGGGGKAPAAQGGGKQENAASQAVVTILPKDGADSVATSGALKVTAEQGKLTTVTVADSKGTEVAGKIGADGASWTPTAHLAAATQYKVHAIAKDAEGRESAKDTTFTTLVPKNTFVGHYTPEDGSTVGVGMPVSINFTRGITDPEAVEKAITVTAEPSVPIEGHWFGNDRLDFRPEKYWAAGTKVTVHLNLDGVEGRPGVYGKQKKTVKFTIGRRQVSTVDASAKTMKVERDGKIIKTIPITAGAPSTTTYNGQMVISEKFKVTRMNGATVGFGGEYDIKDVPHAMRLSTSGTFVHGNYWAPASTFGSSNVSHGCVGLQDARGAGDSSKPAAWFYDRSIIGDVVVVKNSKDKQIKPDNGLNGWNMDWSEWIK; encoded by the coding sequence GTGAACGGGCAGCCGATATCGGGGGCATCGGTCAGAGGCAGGCGGCGCGGGGGCGTCCGCCTGCAGGCGCTGGCGGCGGGGGCGCTGCTCCTGGTCCTGACCGCCTGCGGCGGCGGTGAGACCGCGTCCACCGGCGGCGGCGGGGGAAAGGCGCCGGCGGCCCAGGGCGGCGGCAAGCAGGAGAACGCGGCCTCCCAGGCGGTCGTGACGATCCTTCCGAAGGACGGCGCCGACTCGGTCGCCACCAGCGGGGCCCTCAAGGTCACCGCCGAGCAGGGCAAGCTGACCACGGTCACGGTCGCCGACTCCAAGGGCACCGAGGTCGCGGGCAAGATCGGGGCGGACGGCGCCAGCTGGACGCCCACGGCCCACCTGGCCGCGGCCACGCAGTACAAGGTCCACGCGATCGCGAAGGACGCCGAGGGCCGTGAGTCGGCGAAGGACACCACCTTCACCACCCTGGTCCCGAAGAACACCTTCGTCGGCCACTACACGCCGGAGGACGGTTCGACCGTCGGCGTCGGCATGCCGGTGTCCATCAACTTCACCCGGGGCATCACCGACCCCGAGGCCGTCGAGAAGGCCATCACGGTGACGGCCGAGCCGTCCGTCCCGATCGAGGGCCACTGGTTCGGCAACGACCGTCTCGACTTCCGCCCGGAGAAGTACTGGGCCGCGGGCACCAAGGTGACCGTGCACCTCAACCTGGACGGCGTCGAGGGCCGCCCGGGCGTCTACGGCAAGCAGAAGAAGACGGTGAAGTTCACCATCGGCCGCCGTCAGGTCTCCACCGTCGACGCGAGCGCCAAGACGATGAAGGTCGAGCGCGACGGCAAGATCATCAAGACCATCCCGATCACCGCGGGCGCGCCGTCCACGACCACGTACAACGGCCAGATGGTCATCAGTGAGAAGTTCAAGGTGACCCGCATGAACGGGGCCACGGTCGGCTTCGGCGGCGAGTACGACATCAAGGACGTGCCGCACGCGATGCGGCTGTCCACCTCGGGCACCTTCGTGCACGGCAACTACTGGGCCCCGGCCAGCACCTTCGGCTCCTCCAACGTCAGCCACGGCTGCGTCGGCCTCCAGGACGCGCGGGGCGCGGGCGACAGCTCGAAGCCGGCCGCCTGGTTCTACGACCGCTCGATCATCGGCGACGTGGTGGTCGTGAAGAACTCGAAGGACAAGCAGATCAAGCCGGACAACGGCCTCAACGGCTGGAACATGGACTGGTCGGAGTGGATCAAGTAG
- a CDS encoding L,D-transpeptidase, with translation MTLVWKRAGYALAVAGLLAGLVGCTAPDGGGGIGVALPGKARAPGDVIRVSPEDGSRGVPAGGPVEVKVDSGRLERVTVIQVEDAQRTEVAGEISADGLRWRPRPETRLALAAKYSVDAVALDGHGRRSARHTTFTTVVPESRFIGYFKPENRSTVGTGMIVSFAFNRPIENRAEVERAIRITSVPPVEVVGHWFGTERLDFRPAAYWQPGTKVTVELGLRDVEGAPGVYGIQRKTVGFTVGRSQVSVVDAAEHTMEVRRDGEVLATLPVTAGAPKTTTYNGKMVVTELYDVTRMDGRTVGFGGEYDIKDVPHAMRLTESGTFLHGNYWASPSTFGSANVSHGCVGLRDEKGGSADSPAGWFFERTIVGDVVEVVNSRDRKVAPDNGLGGWNMEWNRWKEGSALR, from the coding sequence GTGACACTTGTATGGAAGCGGGCGGGGTACGCCCTCGCGGTGGCGGGACTGTTGGCGGGCCTCGTGGGCTGCACGGCGCCGGACGGCGGTGGCGGGATCGGCGTCGCCCTGCCGGGCAAGGCGCGGGCCCCCGGGGACGTGATCCGGGTGAGCCCGGAGGACGGCAGCCGCGGGGTGCCGGCCGGCGGCCCGGTCGAGGTGAAGGTGGACAGCGGGCGGCTCGAACGGGTGACCGTGATCCAGGTGGAGGACGCCCAGCGGACCGAGGTCGCCGGGGAGATCTCCGCGGACGGGCTGCGCTGGCGGCCCCGGCCGGAGACCCGGCTCGCGCTGGCGGCGAAGTACAGCGTGGACGCGGTCGCCCTCGACGGGCACGGCCGCCGCTCCGCCCGGCACACCACGTTCACCACCGTGGTGCCCGAGAGCCGCTTCATCGGCTACTTCAAGCCGGAGAACCGCTCCACGGTCGGCACCGGCATGATCGTTTCCTTCGCGTTCAACCGGCCGATCGAGAACCGGGCCGAGGTCGAGCGGGCCATCCGGATCACCTCGGTGCCGCCGGTCGAGGTCGTCGGCCACTGGTTCGGCACCGAGCGGCTCGACTTCCGCCCCGCCGCGTACTGGCAGCCGGGCACGAAGGTCACCGTCGAGCTCGGTCTGCGGGACGTCGAGGGCGCGCCCGGCGTCTACGGCATCCAGCGCAAGACGGTCGGCTTCACCGTCGGCCGCTCCCAGGTCTCCGTGGTGGACGCCGCCGAGCACACCATGGAGGTCCGCAGAGACGGTGAGGTGCTGGCCACCCTGCCGGTCACCGCGGGAGCGCCGAAGACCACCACGTACAACGGGAAGATGGTCGTGACCGAGCTGTACGACGTGACGCGGATGGACGGGCGCACGGTCGGCTTCGGCGGCGAGTACGACATCAAGGACGTGCCGCACGCGATGCGGCTCACCGAGTCGGGGACCTTCCTGCACGGCAACTACTGGGCCTCGCCGAGCACCTTCGGCTCCGCGAACGTCAGTCACGGCTGTGTCGGGCTGCGGGACGAGAAGGGCGGCAGCGCCGATTCGCCGGCGGGCTGGTTCTTCGAGCGGACGATCGTCGGCGACGTGGTGGAAGTGGTCAATTCCCGTGACCGGAAGGTCGCTCCGGACAACGGCCTCGGAGGCTGGAACATGGAGTGGAACCGGTGGAAGGAAGGCTCCGCGCTGCGCTGA
- a CDS encoding ABC transporter ATP-binding protein produces the protein MPEKPDAPESPGPDDPAAPDPHGRSAVRVLLRLWPYVRPVRGRLFTAAFVAIVASCLSLVIPLVLKWLVDGPVADRDPGGVWLGALYLLLLGIAEAVLFGYRRWLVARPLSGVEARMRADLYGRLQRLPIAFHDRWASGQLLSRGTTDLMLVRMFLAFPLTFLLVNAVTILAGYVLLLAQDWSLGLVLLTPVIPLVVVCSVFEGRYGLVARRAQDQVGDLTTVVEESVLGIRIVKGFGRHRSQARAFRELAGRLRGTELVKARLLAMIWAVITVVPELAIGAALVLGTVQVADGDLSAGTLVAFLSTALALRWPVESIGFLLAMSQEAATATERYFEVMDAEEEPAAPATGGTTDTPPGGGSGGASGGGSGGASGGGSGGVRFEGVTFRYPDAPAGSPPVLDGIDLHIRPGETLALVGGTGSGKTTLTALVPRLHEATGGRILLDGEDIALMERDRLRALVSMAFEEPTLFSASVGENVLMGADGTAGEPELRRALGVAQADGFVDRLPEGSGTQVGEQGLSLSGGQRQRLALARAVVGRPRFLVLDDPLSALDVHTEARVEAALREVLRETTALVVAHRPSTVMLADRVALLSEGRIAAVGTHQELLRTSEEYAWLMSGEAKTGEGDR, from the coding sequence ATGCCCGAGAAACCTGACGCCCCCGAGTCCCCCGGCCCCGACGACCCCGCCGCCCCCGACCCTCACGGCCGCTCCGCGGTCCGGGTGCTGCTCCGCCTCTGGCCGTACGTGCGGCCGGTGCGGGGGCGGCTGTTCACCGCCGCGTTCGTCGCGATCGTCGCCTCCTGTCTGTCGCTGGTCATCCCGCTCGTACTGAAGTGGCTGGTCGACGGGCCCGTCGCGGACCGGGACCCGGGCGGGGTGTGGCTGGGCGCGCTCTACCTCCTGCTGCTCGGCATCGCGGAGGCGGTGCTCTTCGGGTACCGGCGCTGGCTGGTGGCGCGGCCGCTGTCGGGGGTCGAGGCGCGGATGCGGGCCGACCTGTACGGCAGGCTGCAGCGCCTCCCGATCGCCTTCCACGACCGGTGGGCCTCCGGGCAGCTGCTCTCGCGCGGCACGACCGATCTGATGCTGGTCCGGATGTTCCTGGCCTTCCCGCTGACGTTCCTGCTGGTCAACGCCGTGACGATCCTGGCGGGTTACGTCCTGCTGCTGGCCCAGGACTGGTCGCTCGGGCTGGTCCTGCTGACCCCGGTGATCCCGCTCGTCGTGGTCTGCTCGGTCTTCGAGGGCCGGTACGGGCTGGTCGCCCGCCGCGCCCAGGACCAGGTCGGCGACCTGACGACGGTCGTCGAGGAGAGCGTCCTCGGCATCCGGATCGTCAAGGGCTTCGGCCGCCACCGCAGCCAGGCCCGGGCCTTCCGCGAGCTGGCCGGCCGGCTGCGCGGCACGGAACTGGTCAAGGCCCGGCTACTCGCGATGATCTGGGCGGTCATCACCGTCGTACCGGAACTGGCCATCGGCGCGGCGCTCGTCCTCGGCACCGTGCAGGTCGCGGACGGGGACCTGTCGGCGGGCACGCTCGTCGCGTTCCTGTCGACGGCGCTGGCGCTGCGCTGGCCGGTGGAGTCGATCGGCTTCCTGCTGGCGATGAGCCAGGAGGCCGCCACCGCGACGGAACGGTACTTCGAGGTGATGGACGCCGAGGAGGAGCCGGCCGCCCCGGCCACCGGCGGCACCACGGACACCCCGCCCGGCGGCGGCTCCGGCGGCGCGTCCGGCGGCGGCTCCGGCGGCGCGTCCGGCGGCGGCTCCGGCGGCGTGCGGTTCGAGGGCGTGACCTTCCGCTACCCGGACGCGCCGGCGGGCTCCCCGCCCGTCCTCGACGGCATCGACCTGCACATCCGCCCCGGCGAGACCCTCGCCCTGGTCGGCGGCACGGGCTCCGGCAAGACCACGCTCACCGCCCTCGTCCCGCGCCTGCACGAGGCGACCGGCGGCCGCATCCTGCTGGACGGCGAGGACATCGCCCTGATGGAACGGGACCGGCTGCGGGCCCTGGTGTCCATGGCCTTCGAGGAACCGACGCTCTTCTCCGCAAGCGTCGGGGAGAACGTCCTGATGGGCGCGGACGGGACGGCGGGCGAACCGGAACTGCGCCGCGCCCTGGGCGTCGCGCAGGCGGACGGCTTCGTCGACCGGCTGCCCGAGGGCTCCGGCACCCAGGTCGGCGAGCAGGGCCTGAGCCTGTCCGGCGGGCAGCGCCAGCGGCTCGCCCTGGCACGGGCCGTCGTCGGCCGCCCCCGCTTCCTGGTCCTCGACGACCCGCTCTCCGCGCTCGACGTCCACACGGAGGCACGCGTGGAGGCGGCGCTGCGGGAGGTGCTGCGGGAGACGACCGCGCTGGTCGTCGCGCACCGCCCGTCGACGGTGATGCTGGCCGACCGGGTGGCGCTGCTGTCCGAGGGCCGGATCGCGGCCGTGGGCACGCACCAGGAACTGCTGCGCACCAGCGAGGAGTACGCCTGGCTGATGTCCGGCGAGGCGAAGACCGGGGAGGGCGACCGATGA
- the glgX gene encoding glycogen debranching protein GlgX, producing the protein MASAAEQEAVPDHAPERAGPPVWPGAPTPLGARCRVGPDGVAGTNFALWAGGAEAVELCLFDPDGAELRLPLTELTHEIWHGFVPGIGAGQRYGYRVHGRWDPWTGARWNPAKLLLDPYARAVDGDFTLPAEVYGHVRDWPQQHVADTVRDERDSAPYVPKGVVVQDDDDWSDDRRPKTPWQDSVIYELHVKGFTRLHPGIPEHLRGTYAGLAHPAAIEHLVRLGVTAVELLPVHQFAHEDHLLRRGLRNHWGYNSIGYFAPHAGYSSSGTTGQQVGEFKRMVRALHAAGIEVILDVVYNHTAEAGELGPTLSLKGIDNRGYYRLQSDARRYADYTGCGNTLHVVQPQVLRLITDSLRYWVTEMGVDGFRFDLAAALARSMHDVDMLSPFLAVIAQDPVLRRVKLIAEPWDVGNGGYQVGAFPPLWTEWNDRYRDAVRDFWRGALPDVRDLGYRLSGSSDLYAWGGRRPYASVNFVTAHDGFTLRDLVTYERKHNEANGEGNRDGTNDNRSWNCGAEGETDDPEVNALRLRQQRNLLTTLLLSTGVPMLVAGDEMGRTQGGNNNAYCQDNETGWLDWTLPDDPGRAQLLALTRRLLALRHDHPVLRRRAFFSGRPQGADGLRDLAWFTAEGAEMTEPDWYAPTATLGLYLSGRDIPGRDERGAQITDDSFLAVLHAGHRPLDFRLPGPPWAETYELVVDTSAEDQATAPGTLHPGGGILTMGARSMVLLRVRT; encoded by the coding sequence GTGGCGAGCGCAGCCGAGCAGGAGGCGGTACCTGACCATGCCCCGGAGCGGGCCGGGCCGCCCGTGTGGCCGGGGGCGCCGACGCCCCTGGGGGCCCGCTGCCGGGTGGGCCCCGACGGGGTCGCCGGCACCAACTTCGCCCTGTGGGCGGGCGGGGCGGAGGCCGTCGAGCTGTGCCTCTTCGACCCCGACGGCGCGGAGCTGCGGCTGCCGCTGACCGAGCTGACCCACGAGATCTGGCACGGGTTCGTGCCCGGGATCGGGGCCGGACAGCGGTACGGCTACCGGGTGCACGGCCGCTGGGACCCGTGGACCGGCGCCCGCTGGAACCCGGCGAAGCTGCTCCTCGACCCGTACGCACGGGCCGTCGACGGCGACTTCACGCTGCCCGCCGAGGTGTACGGGCACGTCCGGGACTGGCCGCAGCAGCACGTCGCCGACACCGTGCGCGACGAGCGTGACTCGGCGCCGTACGTCCCGAAGGGGGTCGTCGTCCAGGACGACGACGACTGGTCCGACGACCGCAGACCCAAGACGCCCTGGCAGGACTCGGTCATCTACGAGCTGCACGTGAAGGGCTTCACCCGGCTCCACCCGGGCATCCCGGAGCACCTGCGGGGCACCTACGCGGGCCTGGCACACCCGGCGGCGATCGAGCACCTCGTACGGCTCGGGGTGACGGCCGTGGAACTCCTGCCGGTGCACCAGTTCGCCCACGAGGACCACCTGCTGCGGCGCGGGCTGCGCAACCACTGGGGCTACAACTCCATCGGCTACTTCGCCCCGCACGCCGGCTACTCCTCCTCGGGGACGACCGGGCAGCAGGTCGGCGAGTTCAAACGGATGGTGCGGGCGCTGCACGCGGCCGGGATCGAGGTCATCCTCGACGTCGTCTACAACCACACGGCGGAGGCCGGCGAGCTCGGCCCCACGCTCTCCCTCAAGGGCATCGACAACCGCGGCTACTACCGCCTCCAGTCGGACGCCCGCCGGTACGCCGACTACACCGGCTGCGGCAACACCCTGCACGTCGTCCAGCCGCAGGTGCTGCGGCTCATCACCGACAGCCTCCGCTACTGGGTCACCGAGATGGGCGTCGACGGCTTCCGCTTCGACCTGGCGGCGGCGCTCGCCCGCTCGATGCACGACGTCGACATGCTCTCCCCCTTCCTCGCGGTCATCGCCCAGGACCCGGTGCTCCGCCGGGTCAAGCTCATCGCCGAACCCTGGGACGTGGGCAACGGCGGCTACCAGGTGGGCGCCTTCCCGCCGCTGTGGACGGAGTGGAACGACCGCTACCGGGACGCCGTACGGGACTTCTGGCGCGGCGCCCTGCCCGACGTGCGGGACCTCGGCTACCGGCTCTCCGGCTCCAGCGACCTGTACGCCTGGGGCGGACGCCGGCCCTACGCCTCGGTCAACTTCGTCACCGCCCACGACGGCTTCACCCTGCGGGACCTCGTCACCTACGAGCGCAAGCACAACGAGGCCAACGGCGAGGGCAACCGCGACGGCACCAACGACAACCGCTCCTGGAACTGCGGCGCCGAGGGCGAGACCGACGACCCCGAGGTCAACGCCCTCCGGCTCCGCCAGCAGCGCAACCTCCTGACGACCCTCCTCCTCTCCACCGGCGTCCCGATGCTCGTCGCCGGCGACGAGATGGGCCGCACCCAGGGCGGCAACAACAACGCCTACTGCCAGGACAACGAAACCGGCTGGCTCGACTGGACCCTCCCCGACGACCCCGGCCGCGCCCAGCTCCTCGCCCTGACCCGCCGGCTCCTCGCCCTCCGCCACGACCACCCGGTCCTGCGCCGCCGCGCCTTCTTCTCCGGCCGCCCGCAGGGCGCGGACGGGCTGCGGGACCTGGCCTGGTTCACCGCCGAGGGCGCCGAGATGACCGAACCCGACTGGTACGCGCCCACGGCCACGCTCGGCCTCTACCTGTCCGGCCGCGACATACCGGGCCGGGACGAGCGCGGCGCGCAGATCACCGACGACAGCTTCCTCGCCGTCCTCCACGCGGGCCACCGCCCGCTGGACTTCCGCCTCCCCGGCCCGCCGTGGGCGGAGACGTACGAACTGGTCGTCGACACCTCGGCCGAAGACCAGGCGACCGCCCCGGGAACGCTCCACCCGGGCGGCGGCATCCTCACGATGGGAGCCCGCTCGATGGTGCTGCTCCGGGTCAGGACCTGA